ATCAAAAAAAATGAAAAACATATTGGTCCTTTGTACAGGAAACTCATGTAGAAGCCAAATGGCACATGGGTATTTGAATTATTTTCAAGACGCCTTGGCAAACGTTTACAGTGCGGGCATAGAAACACACGGATTAAATCCTGGTGCGGTCGCCATAATGAAGGAGGATGGAATAGATATTTCGTCGCATACCTCTAACCATGTGGATGAATACAATGGAATAGCATGGGACTTCATTATCACGGTTTGTGACCATGCAAAGGAAAACTGCCCTTTTATCCCCGCAGAAAATGCTGAAAGAATACATCATAACTTTTTTGATCCTTCAAAAGTGATAGGAACAGAAGGCAAAAAACATGAAGCATTTCTAAAGGCCAGAAACGAAATCAAAGAGTTTTGTCAGGACTTTATAAAAGAAGAATTGTTGAACTAGGATCTGGTAAGTCTTGTTCAGTATGTGGCAGTTGGATTATTTCCTTCTGCCATTTTTTGTTCCAATTCCGCTTGAAATTCTTCCATTACAGGCTTAACAGTGCTCTCGGGCAAATCAGCAATTTTAATATACATCAATCCATCGACCGAATTGTTGAACAACGGGTCAACATTAAAAGCAACCACTTTTGCATTTTGTTTGATATACTTTTTAATCAAAACGGGCAAACGAAGGCTTCCAGGTTCTACTTCGTTGATGAGTTTATCAAATTTGTTTAAATCAGCCTGGGTCTCATCAAAAATAAATTCTTTGTCCGCATCCTTCAATTTGACCTTAAATTCCTTTTTGGGATGAACATATTGAGCCACATATGGGTCCCAGTAGTTTGATTTC
The nucleotide sequence above comes from Flagellimonas sp. HMM57. Encoded proteins:
- a CDS encoding arsenate reductase ArsC, whose amino-acid sequence is MKNILVLCTGNSCRSQMAHGYLNYFQDALANVYSAGIETHGLNPGAVAIMKEDGIDISSHTSNHVDEYNGIAWDFIITVCDHAKENCPFIPAENAERIHHNFFDPSKVIGTEGKKHEAFLKARNEIKEFCQDFIKEELLN